The following are encoded together in the Clostridium sp. BJN0013 genome:
- a CDS encoding ABC transporter ATP-binding protein translates to MLNLKEMLMLTDKGYSDLKKAIIACTITNLSLMLPFGVTIGIFTELLKPLMGQKISWTIMWILLGAGIISAILVFIASKNDYKKTYVTSYMEAENTRISVSEHIRKLPMSFFNSKDLSELTTNIMGDCSTTEHVLSHIIPQLCANAISITIICAMLAIFDWRLALSIFCTVPIALLVILGSKKIQNKLGEKHVDAKLKASGQVQEYLEGIKVIKACGLDGSKFSSLDSALRLMKKMAIKMEFGTGIFVTGAQMIIQAGVGLTVFVGVYLLTGGKIELIPLLMFLLIAVRIYGPVVVELTLLPELFYHRIATKRMRTLINTPIMEGDTQTHITNWNIDFENVSFSYNEKNPHEDVVIKNLTVSIPSDAITALVGPSGCGKSTISRLIARFWDVNKGTIKIGGVDVKTLDPEYLMSYMSFVFQDVILFNDTVYNNIHIGNLDAPEHQVMEAAKAACCDEFVNELPNGYQTMLGENGSTLSGGERQRISIARALLKNAPIVLLDEATASLDPENEVWIQQAISKLIAGKTVIVIAHRLRTVAGADKIIVLNEGRLVEEGTHNTLIKNKGLYKRLYNIQQKSLGWSV, encoded by the coding sequence ATGCTTAATCTCAAGGAGATGTTGATGCTTACAGATAAAGGCTATTCCGATTTGAAGAAGGCCATAATAGCATGTACTATTACCAATCTTTCACTAATGCTGCCCTTTGGCGTGACCATTGGAATTTTTACCGAACTATTAAAACCGCTCATGGGTCAGAAAATTTCATGGACAATAATGTGGATACTGCTTGGAGCCGGCATCATATCGGCAATTTTGGTGTTTATCGCCAGCAAAAATGATTATAAAAAGACCTACGTCACCTCTTATATGGAGGCTGAAAATACGCGAATCAGCGTCTCTGAGCATATACGAAAGCTTCCCATGAGCTTTTTTAATTCCAAGGATTTATCAGAGCTTACCACGAATATCATGGGAGACTGCTCTACTACTGAACATGTATTGAGTCATATAATTCCGCAATTGTGCGCCAATGCTATTTCTATCACCATTATTTGTGCCATGCTTGCCATATTTGACTGGAGACTTGCACTTTCTATATTCTGCACTGTACCCATTGCGCTTCTTGTGATTTTAGGCAGTAAAAAAATTCAGAATAAATTGGGAGAAAAACATGTGGATGCAAAGCTAAAGGCATCCGGACAGGTGCAAGAATATCTGGAGGGTATCAAGGTTATCAAGGCGTGCGGTTTGGACGGTTCCAAGTTCTCATCACTAGATAGCGCTTTGCGTTTGATGAAGAAAATGGCTATTAAAATGGAATTTGGCACTGGGATTTTTGTTACAGGGGCTCAGATGATTATACAGGCTGGTGTGGGACTTACAGTCTTTGTTGGCGTTTATCTACTGACAGGGGGTAAAATTGAGCTCATCCCATTATTAATGTTTTTGCTCATCGCTGTAAGAATCTATGGACCAGTTGTTGTTGAACTTACCTTATTGCCAGAGCTATTTTATCACCGTATTGCTACAAAGCGAATGCGTACTTTAATAAATACACCGATTATGGAGGGCGATACTCAAACACATATTACAAACTGGAACATTGATTTTGAAAATGTGTCCTTCAGCTATAATGAGAAGAATCCTCATGAAGATGTGGTAATCAAAAATCTTACAGTATCCATCCCCTCAGATGCTATTACAGCTCTGGTAGGTCCTTCAGGATGCGGAAAAAGCACAATTTCAAGACTAATTGCACGGTTTTGGGATGTAAACAAGGGAACGATTAAAATCGGAGGTGTGGATGTTAAAACACTGGATCCAGAATATCTTATGAGTTATATGTCCTTTGTATTTCAGGATGTTATTCTCTTTAACGATACGGTATACAATAATATCCACATCGGAAATCTAGATGCACCAGAACATCAAGTGATGGAGGCTGCAAAAGCAGCTTGCTGCGACGAGTTTGTAAATGAATTGCCTAACGGTTATCAAACAATGCTCGGTGAAAACGGCAGTACCCTTTCAGGCGGTGAGCGGCAGCGAATTTCAATTGCTCGTGCACTTTTAAAGAATGCACCTATCGTACTGCTGGATGAAGCTACGGCCTCTTTAGATCCTGAAAATGAGGTATGGATTCAGCAGGCCATCTCTAAATTAATTGCAGGAAAAACGGTTATTGTAATCGCACACAGACTGAGAACAGTTGCAGGGGCAGATAAAATCATTGTTTTAAATGAAGGTAGACTAGTAGAGGAAGGTACCCATAATACATTGATCAAAAATAAAGGCCTATATAAAAGACTATACAATATTCAGCAGAAAAGTCTAGGCTGGAGTGTATAA